A region of the Sphingobium sp. HWE2-09 genome:
GAGGCGCGTCCATTCCGCGACCACATCTGCAGCGAGCGTAGCGGCATCCCCACCGCCCACCACCTTGTCGAGCCGACCAATTGAGGCTGCGTAATCCCCTGCCCGCGCATGCGCGACAGCCTGTCGCATCGCCTCGGTTTCCTGCCGACGCAACTCGGTCAGTTCGGCCGTTTCCATGCCCAATTTCTGCATGAGCCAGAAGGCCTTGCCCTGCTCGATCGCGCCCGTCTGCTTGTTGTCGCCAAGGAGAATGAGGCGAGCGCCAGTGGCCCGGCTGATTTCCAGCACCCGTAAAGCCTGCCGGCTTCCCAGCTGCCCCGCCTCGTCGAGAACCAGCACATGGTTGCCGCTGATCCCATAGCCACCGCCCGCAAGCAGGCTCGCGACCGTGCGCGACTCGATCTGCGCCTTCTCCCCCAGTTCGGCAGCGGCGGAAGATGTTGGCGCCAGAGCGATGAAGGTCTTACCCGGCAGCGCGGCGTCTTTCAGCGAACGGACGAGCGTCGACTTCCCCGCCCCCGCGACACCGTGAACGGCTGTCACCCGGTCCCGCGAGGTAGCCATGTCCACCAGCGCACGTTCCTGCTCCGGGGAAAGACCCGCCTGCTCAAGTACCGGAAGCAGACGATCAGCGCTTGCCACAGGCCGTCCGTCCTCGACGGCGAGCGCCAGATGCATGGCGAGCGACTGCTCCAGCCGCACCGTCCGCCGAGTCGTCCGGCCCCGCGTCAGTATCGCATCCCCCGTCTGGCCACGCGTCGCCAGCAGCTTGCGCCTTGCCTCATGCGCTTCGATCAGAGGCCGCAAATCCTGAAACCGAACCTCACCGACATGGGATGCAAGGCCCGTGGAATAAAGGCGACCAAGCGGGTTCACCGCCTCCCTTCCCTCCGACTGCCTTATCCCGAACAGAGCGGCACGGGCGGCATCGGCTTGATCAACCGAGACAGGATGCTCGCCCACTTGGGCGGCGCGTTCCTTCACGGCATCAAGCGGCTTCTCATGGGGCCCCAGCCGTCCACGCCATTGATCGAGCAGGGCTTCGATCCCGATCTTCACCTTGGCGCTGCGGGTCGCGTAGAAGGATTGGCGACGTGCCGCCTGGCCGACGAGGCCATGCTCGACAGCATGTTCGTTAATCTGCTCGGCCCGTTGCGACATTTCCTCAATGAGAGCCTTGGGAACGCCCCTGATTTCGAAGAGACCCCGGCGTGGATCGAAGTCGATTTCATAACCAAGCTCGCGCAAGCCATGGGCAAGTTCACTCCGATAAATCTGCCCACTGGTCATCTGCTCGGCATACATGGCGCGGGTTTCAAGGCTCGCCATCGGATCGTTTGTCTGCCCGTTGGTCATGTTGAGGACGACGACATGGGTGTGGAGATGGGGATCGAGTTTGCGGCTCGCATGCTCGGTAAACCGCGCCCACAGCAATCGGCCGGTCGTCTCGTGAACGATGCTTCCCTCCTCCCGCCGTCGCAGCTGGGCATGTTCCTGAAGATAGGCGAGCGCGACATCGACCGATCTCTCATGGAGTTGCACGATTCGCTCGTCGCCCATGGCCAGGGCCATCACCGAAACCGATTTGGGCGCACTGATCGCGAAGTCCCATCCGGGATGATGCTGGATACCCTCGGCGCGGTGCCGACCGAGCTGCTGGCCCGCGACCTTGCCGGCGAGCAGGGCGCGAAACGTCTCGGAATCGACATCGCCTGACAGTCTGAGTTCGTTCGCCAGTGCGCCACCCCAGGACGAGCGCTCTCCATCCCCTTTCGTATAATAATCGCCGACCGCATAGTAGCGGGCGATGTTGCCGGGCGACCCCTTCAGGCGGCGCGGATGCATCATGCCGGCCTCGCATCATTACGGTCACCCGATGCACGCCCATGTTGCCGCAGCCGGAAGCCGCTGGCGCGACCGAGGAGCTTGGGCAGCCCGCCTCCTAAAGGTCCATCCTCCCCCTCCACCGGATTGGACGGGGAGGCCTGCGAGCAGACCTCGTCTTGCGTGTGCGTGCTGCCCTCGTCCGCATCGATCGGCGGTTCGGGCGCTTCCGCCTTCTTCGACCGCCGCCGCTTGGGTGGCGATCCTGACGGCTTCGAGGACGACTTGCCTTCATCTTTCGATTCCAGACGGATGGGCGGCGCCAGCCGCTCGACGAATGCGGCCTCCAGGCTCGGCAGAACATTATAGCTATCGGCAAATTGGACGACGGGAAGGTTACGGCCGAACCGGAGGAAGCCCGCGAGATTGGGGAGATTGGTGACCTCTGTATGCATGACCAACGGGCGGGTCACCTGCATCCGCGACAAGTTGACCCCATCCCGCATATCGTTGACGCCATAGGACATGCCTTCATTGGCCTCGACCTGTTCGACCTGTCCCAGATTTTCGGAAACATGTTTGGCCGTGGGCGTGTCGTTTGCGCGCAGCGCCACCCAGGTCGAGCAATAGCCGGTGATCGCCGCGGCGTCCTGAATGCCGTAGGTCGCTTCAAGCTGGGGATAGGACTGGAACCCTAAAATACCGCAGCCGCCATATTTGCGCGCCCGGGCGAGAAAATCGCTCAGCGACGGCAGTTTTTGGAGCGTCGGCAGCTCGTCGATGACGCAGTAGAGGCGTCGCTTACGATCGGGCGGCAGGCTCATGATGGCACTGATCGCGATGTCGAGCCATACCGTCACGAGGGGCCGGAGGGAGGGAAGCTGGTCCGCCTTCACGGTGATGAAGAGCCAGCTGTCATCCTCCTCACTGGCGACCCAGTCCCGGATCGAGAAGCCGTCGACCGTGTCATCGAGATAGGAGAAGCTGCGCATCACCGAGGCCAGTTCAGCCCGGATACCGGCCGACGTACGGTCACCTTCCATCGAGATGAACGCGGCGGCATCGGTGCCTTCGGCAAAACTTGCCAGCGTCTTCAGGGGACTGCGAAGCACCGTTTCCAAGAGCGCCGAAACCAGCGTCCGTTCATGTCGGGCAAGCTTGCGCAGGACCGCCACCAGCGTGCCGCGGG
Encoded here:
- a CDS encoding type IV secretion system DNA-binding domain-containing protein, yielding MSIFRNDTLGSWTRGGQAIVHNVRMTTQVFFQTLLAGVAIWVGGTIWYVLEQSTDYQRFVAAKIAEATLKSDVPGGAPVLFRTPSGRQYWTTSDALLGSRIAKKTLQAMEHHLVYGAALAGAFALLMLFWAWFYFTRTGKGLGSNQFLRGARFGTARQLRRQLWRNRKGSFAIGGVPVPDAFEPEHILICGAPGTGKTNIIVKMLGGMRKQAKRAIVYDTAGTFVEKFYRPGHDILLNPLDERADCWSPWVDVPRDYHYDQIAESTIPDKGGDPFWAKAARGTLVAVLRKLARHERTLVSALLETVLRSPLKTLASFAEGTDAAAFISMEGDRTSAGIRAELASVMRSFSYLDDTVDGFSIRDWVASEEDDSWLFITVKADQLPSLRPLVTVWLDIAISAIMSLPPDRKRRLYCVIDELPTLQKLPSLSDFLARARKYGGCGILGFQSYPQLEATYGIQDAAAITGYCSTWVALRANDTPTAKHVSENLGQVEQVEANEGMSYGVNDMRDGVNLSRMQVTRPLVMHTEVTNLPNLAGFLRFGRNLPVVQFADSYNVLPSLEAAFVERLAPPIRLESKDEGKSSSKPSGSPPKRRRSKKAEAPEPPIDADEGSTHTQDEVCSQASPSNPVEGEDGPLGGGLPKLLGRASGFRLRQHGRASGDRNDARPA